In one window of Bemisia tabaci chromosome 4, PGI_BMITA_v3 DNA:
- the LOC140224370 gene encoding uncharacterized protein, whose translation MLPSAQPLSSLSGTMCAYLPATQRKRNPSRSVSSYFSLLSSAQPLSSQSGTKPAHLPANQRRHSPRKPLACLSPAVMSNLSQLPKKSKLDVTKLSFKTTLNVIHPHRQFIQSIVPSYRPVNGGGAKVEYPRLCEQCCKTYLTKQSFYNHKKICVPTNSSEKNCTVSEKSIVYPRSCEQCCKTYKSKQSFFNHKKLCIPFCATEKTCTVSEKCISVPEKPPHSPTSNSIVLEEGISFDSFSGSPEKSAPVKSIQYPRICDDCLKSYTTKQSFYRHRKFRCAGIRCKKLICPVCKKNLTRKTNLKTHQRNCKENETKIMFLYPRKCKNCCRTYKNKVSYCSHKKKCQEYKAKLYENNYHSSCATCHASFSCELSFKKHQTLNCENFNVKCTYTNCNRVFRSSKSMFYHLNSFHLKEATKIIKFDNFAKFKEWKKKVEHESFSYQRKVRGTVVFKEESIHYYKCMFYRKKRSLLTIKQQRRTARKRRYGQIPEGSCPSQIIARVKKSGEVEVKYISCHCHSLTKENNIFHRWQPETRAEVKRLLDEGVSADVIRKKFIMKKGEKIHYPLKEHHMTTREILRYKFLLKKAKRKDDDDATSIKKRVDLMTDEEKKDILIYKPQGCSTYIGDANFDSLPYNKDLFVYGFQTERQLKEMQEGSSRGLCIDATHKTNRYDFYLLNIVIPDEFGNGLVVAQFVTNHLDTEVMSILFRSIKKRCPHLPVHTVMTDDDPALWESFKSVFSKDNPNWDGKHLLCKWHILNAWKKNLNKIRRPMLRRLINNYLRVLIDEKNVQNFKIKLKNFLKKFSGSQYSRFLKYFRTYYLNGDRPKLWAMCYRNYYHCGLDTNNFVESFHRVLKSRLKRSSNLRMDDLIELLEDMEHERYLKLEDRRLKGEPHKDFNKPDARHSRSMKIPHSAITTLSNNKWLVKSVKRKEVLYLVTKKIEQCNLDHCYDKCNNMSCFGLCVHLYDCNCPDKVGMCKHIHRIHSFSTRNEHRSVTIISNDNENAQISNESCEKDEEAMNPECNAIEISTIDVEEEVCLTQFCRSDDNDGTSANQNNSSNASNKDEAAQFDILVDELRKLCRTQIQSLGLTF comes from the coding sequence ATGTTACCTTCCGCTCAACCCTTGTCTAGTCTGTCTGGCACAATGTGTGCATACCTTCCTGCCACTCAACGAAAGCGCAATCCTTCCAGGTCTGTGTCATCTTATTTCTCTCTTTTATCTTCTGCTCAACCCTTGTCTAGTCAGTCAGGCACTAAGCCTGCTCACCTTCCTGCCAATCAACGGAGACATTCTCCTAGAAAACCTCTAGCTTGTTTATCGCCTGCTGTGATGTCTAATCTTAGCCAATTACCTAAGAAAAGTAAATTAGATGTTACTAAATTAAGTTTTAAAACTACGTTAAATGTTATTCATCCACATCGTCAATTTATTCAATCAATTGTACCATCTTATCGTCCTGTTAATGGTGGCGGTGCTAAGGTTGAGTACCCCCGATTATGTGAACAGTGTTGTAAAACATATCTGACAAAACAGTCTTTTTATAACCATAAAAAAATTTGTGTTCCTACCAATTCTTCAGAAAAGAACTGCACAGTTTCCGAAAAATCCATTGTATACCCCCGATCATGTGAACAGTGCTGTAAAACGTACAAATCAAAGCAGTCATTTTTCAACCATAAAAAACTTTGTATTCCATTCTGTGCTACAGAAAAGACCTgtacagtttctgaaaaatgtatttcagtCCCAGAGAAACCTCCTCATTCACCTACTAGTAACAGTATTGTACTTGAGGAAGGCATATCTTTCGACAGTTTTTCAGGCTCTCCAGAAAAATCTGCCCCTGTCAAGAGTATTCAGTATCCTAGAATATGCGACGATTGTTTAAAAAGTTATACAACGAAACAATCATTTTATCGTCACCGTAAATTTAGGTGCGCAGGAATTAGATGTAAGAAATTAATTTGccctgtttgtaaaaaaaatttaacgcgAAAGACCAATCTAAAAACGCACCAAAGAAATTGTAAGGAAAATGAAACCAAAATTATGTTTCTGTATCctcgaaaatgtaaaaattgctgTAGAACCTACAAGAATAAAGTGTCTTATTGCTCCcacaaaaaaaagtgtcaggaaTATAAAGCAAAATTATATGAGAACAATTATCATTCCTCTTGTGCGACTTGTCATGCATCGTTCTCCTGTGAATTATCCTTTAAGAAGCATCAAACAttaaattgtgaaaactttaaTGTAAAATGTACGTACACTAATTGTAATAGGGTTTTTAGGTCAAGTAAGAGCATGTTTTATCATTTAAACAGCTTTCATCTAAAAGAAGCAACCAAGATTATAAAGTTTGATAATTTTGCTAAATTcaaagaatggaaaaaaaaagtagagcATGAAAGTTTTTCATATCAAAGAAAAGTACGGGGCACTGTAGTTTTTAAGGAAGAAAGCATTCACTATTATAAATGTATGTTTTATCGTAAGAAGCGTTCTCTTTTAACTATTAAACAGCAGCGAAGAACAGCAAGGAAAAGAAGGTACGGTCAAATTCCAGAGGGGTCATGCCCCTCTCAAATAATAGCAAGGGTCAAAAAGTCGGGAGAAGTTGAAGTAAAGTACATCTCTTGTCACTGTCATTCTCTCACAAAGGAAAACAACATTTTTCACCGCTGGCAACCCGAAACCAGGGCAGAAGTTAAGCGTCTTCTGGATGAAGGTGTTAGTGCAGAtgttattagaaaaaaattcattatgaaAAAAGGCGAAAAGATCCATTATCCCCTGAAAGAACATCACATGACAACTAGGGAAATCTTAAGGTACAAGTTCTTGCTGAAAAAGGCAAAACGAAAAGACGATGATGATGCAACATCTATTAAAAAACGTGTTGACCTTATGAcagacgaagaaaaaaaagatattttaatttataaGCCTCAAGGATGTTCTACTTATATAGGAGATGCAAATTTTGATAGCTTACCATATAACAAAGATCTTTTTGTGTATGGGTTTCAAACTGAGCGACAGTTAAAAGAAATGCAAGAGGGATCTAGTCGTGGCCTGTGTATTGATGCCACTCACAAAACAAATCGTTACGATTTTTACCTCTTAAATATTGTGATTCCGGATGAATTTGGGAATGGTTTGGTTGTTGCTCAGTTTGTAACCAATCATCTGGATACTGAAGTCATGTCAATTCTCTTTCGCTCTATTAAAAAAAGGTGTCCACATTTACCTGTCCACACTGTTATGACAGATGATGATCCTGCCTTATGGGAGTCTTTCAAATCTGTCTTCTCAAAAGATAATCCCAATTGGGATGGAAAACATCTACTATGTAAGTGGCATATCCTCAATGCATGGAAAaagaatttaaacaaaattcgCAGGCCAATGTTAAGACGCCTCATCAATAATTATTTAAGAGTACTcatagatgaaaaaaatgttcaaaattttaaaattaagttgaaaaatttcctcaaaaagttTTCTGGTTCCCAGTATTCTCGATTCCTAAAATATTTTCGAACTTACTACTTGAATGGTGATAGACCAAAGTTATGGGCAATGTGTTACCGAAATTATTATCATTGTGGTTTGGATACCAATAATTTTGTGGAGTCTTTTCATAGAGTCTTGAAATCCAGATTAAAAAGATCAAGTAATTTAAGAATGGATGATTTAATTGAGCTCCTAGAAGATATGGAGCATGAAAGATACTTGAAACTGGAAGATAGGCGCCTAAAAGGTGAACCACACAAAGATTTTAATAAACCAGATGCTCGTCATAGCAGAAGTATGAAAATACCGCATTCAGCTATAACAACCCTCTCAAATAACAAGTGGTTAGTAAAGTCTGTGAAAAGGAAGGAAGTACTGTATCTTGTTACTAAAAAGATTGAGCAATGTAATCTTGATCATTGTTACGATAAATGCAATAATATGTCATGTTTTGGTCTTTGTGTTCACCTGTATGATTGTAACTGTCCTGATAAAGTAGGTATGTGCAAGCACATACACAGAATTCATTCCTTCTCGACTCGTAATGAGCATAGGTCTGTGACTATTATAAGCAATGATAATGAGAATgcacaaatttcaaatgaaagttgTGAAAAAGATGAAGAGGCTATGAATCCCGAGTGTAATGCGATTGAAATCAGTACAATTGATGTTGAAGAAGAAGTTTGCCTCACACAATTTTGTAGGAGTGACGATAATGATGGGACCTCTGCAAACCAAAATAACAGCAGTAACGCAAGTAACAAAGATGAGGCAGCTCAGTTCGACATTCTTGTTGATGAACTGCGTAAATTATGCAGAACTCAGATTCAGAGCTTAGGTCTCACATTTTAA